A portion of the Mesobacillus boroniphilus genome contains these proteins:
- a CDS encoding branched-chain amino acid ABC transporter permease — protein sequence MNDSIQFLISGLTIGSIYAIVALGFVTIYSVTKVINLAQGEFVMLGGMTFFSLLKLGIPYFIAFLLTIVIVMAIGWLFEWAVIRKAKGADPLSLIILTIGTAIFIRGIAGVIWGKNSVKVEPFTNNEPLNVLGASITPQSVWVMVFMLLVVMVLYFLIEKTMLGKAFRACSVNPAAARLMAISPRKMSSLSFALSAGLGAIAGLVIAPIMFPSYDMGIMLGIKGFSASILGGLGSAPGAVIGGLLLGVIESLGAGYISSGIKDAISFGVVLMILLIRPFGLLGEKNVGKGGL from the coding sequence ATGAACGACTCAATTCAATTCTTAATTTCCGGTTTAACAATTGGCAGCATTTATGCCATTGTGGCACTTGGCTTTGTCACCATTTACAGTGTCACAAAAGTTATTAATCTAGCACAGGGTGAGTTTGTCATGCTCGGTGGAATGACATTCTTTTCTCTTCTTAAACTAGGAATTCCTTACTTCATTGCGTTTTTATTGACAATCGTCATAGTGATGGCGATCGGATGGCTGTTTGAATGGGCAGTTATCCGAAAAGCTAAGGGTGCTGACCCGCTCAGCTTAATCATTTTGACGATAGGCACTGCCATATTTATCCGTGGAATCGCAGGTGTTATATGGGGGAAGAACTCTGTGAAGGTTGAACCTTTTACAAATAATGAACCTCTCAATGTGCTGGGTGCTTCCATTACACCTCAAAGTGTCTGGGTTATGGTTTTTATGCTTCTTGTTGTCATGGTCCTCTACTTCTTGATTGAAAAAACGATGCTCGGGAAAGCATTCCGTGCCTGTTCTGTTAATCCGGCTGCTGCGAGGCTAATGGCCATCAGTCCGAGAAAAATGTCTTCCTTATCCTTTGCTTTGAGTGCTGGTCTTGGTGCAATCGCCGGCCTGGTCATTGCACCGATCATGTTCCCTTCCTATGATATGGGAATCATGCTTGGGATCAAAGGATTTTCGGCTAGTATATTAGGCGGTTTAGGAAGCGCTCCCGGTGCGGTTATTGGCGGCCTGTTGTTAGGTGTAATTGAATCATTAGGGGCTGGATATATCAGCTCAGGAATTAAAGATGCGATTTCCTTCGGTGTAGTCCTGATGATTTTATTGATCCGGCCTTTTGGATTGCTGGGAGAAAAGAATGTTGGGAAAGGGGGGCTGTAA
- a CDS encoding branched-chain amino acid ABC transporter permease: MRKGVQSFSWKGIAVFSILIILLPFIFSSSFYITKATFAGIYTIVAVGLGLLMGFAGQISLGQAAFYGIGAYSTAILTTTYGLNPWMTLVISLAAPALLAYLLGHTMARLHGYYLAMATLAFGIVIHVLLTEWKSVTKGASGFFGIPKIELFGFTFRQGLSYYYLVWACALIVILISLNIIHSRIGRALRSIHDSEVASSAMGVDTGKYKMQVFIISSMFAGLAGWLFAHMSYSISPGSFGLNGSILFLTMVVLGGATSIWGAVCGALLISAISIVVHTAGSHVSFITSDFEQVLYGFIMMLIVIFLPQGLVPAFSSKLKKITQSSVRTNKIPTIGTVKGDQNV, from the coding sequence GTGCGTAAAGGTGTCCAGTCATTCAGCTGGAAAGGGATTGCAGTTTTTTCAATTTTAATCATATTGCTTCCATTCATTTTTTCATCTTCCTTCTATATCACGAAAGCTACATTTGCAGGAATCTATACGATCGTTGCCGTCGGATTGGGATTATTGATGGGGTTTGCCGGCCAGATTTCCCTTGGTCAGGCTGCATTCTATGGAATTGGAGCTTATTCAACTGCAATATTAACGACAACTTATGGTCTTAACCCATGGATGACTCTTGTTATTTCTCTGGCAGCTCCTGCCCTGCTGGCCTACTTGCTCGGCCATACGATGGCAAGGCTTCACGGCTATTATTTGGCTATGGCGACACTGGCATTTGGGATCGTGATCCATGTTCTTTTAACAGAATGGAAGTCGGTCACAAAAGGGGCTTCAGGATTTTTTGGTATCCCAAAGATTGAACTTTTCGGTTTTACATTCCGGCAGGGATTATCCTATTACTATTTAGTTTGGGCCTGTGCCTTGATTGTCATCCTCATATCTCTTAATATCATCCACTCTCGAATAGGCCGTGCCTTAAGGTCAATACATGACAGCGAAGTAGCGTCAAGTGCCATGGGAGTTGATACGGGAAAGTACAAGATGCAGGTTTTTATCATTAGCTCTATGTTTGCAGGGCTGGCAGGCTGGCTTTTTGCCCATATGTCATACAGCATCTCTCCGGGATCCTTCGGGTTGAATGGTTCAATCCTATTTTTGACGATGGTCGTTTTAGGAGGAGCTACAAGTATCTGGGGTGCTGTCTGCGGTGCGCTTTTAATTTCGGCAATCAGTATAGTTGTCCACACTGCGGGCTCCCATGTTTCGTTTATAACCAGTGATTTTGAACAAGTACTCTATGGATTTATCATGATGCTTATTGTTATTTTTCTTCCACAAGGCCTGGTTCCTGCCTTTAGTTCAAAGTTGAAAAAAATAACACAGAGTTCTGTCAGGACAAATAAAATCCCAACGATAGGAACGGTGAAGGGGGATCAAAATGTCTAG
- a CDS encoding ABC transporter ATP-binding protein, with the protein MSSLLQVKNVTKRFGGVVANRNVSFTIDEKDITGLIGPNGAGKSTLFNMVSAVFPPSEGEIWFENHKIDSLPSHKIAPMGISRTFQNLQVFKKMTVIENVMVGLHTRTTSSLAAAAFRFPRSRKEEKFIYENAMEVVNFVGLEDILEVDAGNLPLGKLRLLELARALATKPKLLLLDEIAAGLNHQETLEMSDLILKIRDQGVSIFVVEHDMDLVMKICDKIIVLDQGEKIAEGTPKAVQNNQRVIEAYLGASDEEELTV; encoded by the coding sequence ATGTCTAGCTTGCTGCAGGTGAAAAATGTGACGAAGCGGTTTGGCGGAGTGGTCGCCAATCGTAATGTCTCGTTCACAATCGACGAAAAAGATATAACTGGATTGATTGGGCCTAACGGAGCAGGGAAGAGTACATTATTCAATATGGTTTCAGCTGTTTTTCCCCCGTCAGAAGGAGAGATTTGGTTTGAAAATCACAAAATAGATTCGCTGCCTTCCCATAAAATCGCGCCAATGGGTATTTCCCGTACATTTCAAAACTTGCAGGTGTTCAAGAAAATGACGGTCATCGAAAATGTAATGGTAGGTTTGCATACCAGGACTACCTCTAGTTTGGCAGCGGCTGCATTTCGATTCCCCCGCTCCAGAAAAGAGGAGAAATTCATTTACGAAAACGCTATGGAAGTAGTCAACTTCGTTGGCCTGGAAGACATCCTGGAAGTAGATGCAGGCAATCTGCCATTGGGAAAACTGAGATTGCTTGAATTAGCTCGTGCACTCGCGACAAAACCGAAGCTCCTGCTGTTGGATGAAATCGCTGCGGGTTTGAATCACCAGGAAACTCTCGAAATGAGTGACCTTATTTTAAAAATAAGAGATCAAGGGGTTTCAATTTTTGTCGTCGAGCATGATATGGATTTAGTCATGAAAATATGCGACAAAATCATTGTCCTTGACCAGGGCGAGAAAATCGCGGAAGGGACTCCAAAAGCGGTGCAGAACAATCAGCGTGTCATAGAAGCTTATCTTGGCGCAAGTGACGAGGAGGAGCTGACAGTATGA
- a CDS encoding ABC transporter ATP-binding protein, whose protein sequence is MTSSILEIKDVSYSYGPIKALDHISFEVNKGEIVALLGANGAGKTTVLKNISGLLKPTAGQIFFENEEITRLEAEKIVEKRLILVPEHRQVFSTLSVIDNLYLGAFHHYKKSGKKEIEQDIEKVFGLFPILKERKDQLGGTLSGGQQQMLAIARAIMSKPELLLLDEPSLGLAPLIVKEVLNYVKQLRDEFEVTVLLIEQNVSASLKIADRGYVMSHGSIIKQGDSINLLNDPEIKEAFLGHTVS, encoded by the coding sequence ATGACTTCTAGTATTTTAGAAATTAAGGACGTTTCTTATAGCTACGGCCCAATCAAGGCTTTGGACCATATTAGTTTTGAAGTGAATAAAGGTGAAATCGTCGCCTTGCTTGGAGCTAATGGAGCGGGAAAAACGACAGTGCTGAAAAATATCTCAGGCCTTCTTAAGCCAACGGCCGGTCAAATCTTTTTTGAAAATGAAGAGATCACCAGGCTAGAAGCTGAAAAAATAGTTGAAAAACGCCTGATCCTTGTTCCAGAACATAGGCAGGTATTCAGCACATTAAGTGTGATTGATAATTTGTATTTAGGTGCCTTCCATCATTACAAAAAATCTGGCAAAAAAGAAATTGAACAGGATATTGAAAAGGTTTTTGGATTGTTTCCGATTTTAAAAGAACGTAAGGATCAGCTGGGCGGAACGCTTTCAGGGGGACAGCAGCAGATGCTGGCGATAGCAAGGGCGATCATGTCCAAGCCAGAGTTGTTATTGCTGGATGAGCCTTCGCTTGGGCTGGCCCCATTAATTGTTAAAGAGGTTTTAAATTATGTAAAGCAGCTGCGTGATGAATTCGAGGTTACTGTATTGCTGATCGAACAAAATGTGAGCGCTTCCCTTAAAATTGCCGACCGTGGATATGTGATGTCACACGGCAGCATCATTAAACAGGGAGATTCTATAAACCTGCTGAATGATCCTGAAATAAAAGAAGCCTTCCTGGGCCATACCGTTTCGTAA
- a CDS encoding ABC transporter substrate-binding protein: MKKLLAGMMVVALAAGLAACSSEADGEGKKEVYKIGAIYSKTGPGSPLGEPEWNATELLEKQINDEGGINGVPVDIILADDESTPEKATEEMNRLINDEKVLAVLGSTTSGASLAMKGIAMDSEVPLISAGAAVGIVSPAEESKWVFKTPHSDAHAVERVYMYLKEEGLTNVAILADSNAFGASGVEQLEALKGDYGIKIVANESYNTDDADMKTQLTKIKSSGAEAVIVWGTNPGPAIAAKNMKELGMNIPYIGSHGIANQSFIDLAGDAAEGVIIPTGKLLFPTQIPNDDPQYKIISSFYDSYKDEYGEEPTNFGSYGYDNIMLVVEALKSGAKDQEAIRDYLENKVKDYVGATGIFTFSPKDHNGLKADSMVLAEVVDGKWMFKK, from the coding sequence TTGAAAAAGTTGCTTGCTGGGATGATGGTAGTAGCACTGGCGGCTGGGCTGGCAGCATGCAGTTCGGAGGCAGATGGAGAAGGAAAAAAAGAAGTTTACAAGATTGGCGCGATTTATTCAAAAACAGGGCCTGGAAGTCCACTCGGGGAACCGGAGTGGAATGCGACAGAATTACTGGAAAAGCAAATTAATGACGAGGGTGGAATCAACGGCGTACCTGTAGACATTATATTGGCAGATGATGAATCAACTCCCGAAAAAGCAACAGAAGAAATGAACCGCTTGATAAACGATGAAAAGGTATTAGCTGTACTGGGGTCGACGACAAGCGGAGCGAGCTTAGCCATGAAAGGGATCGCCATGGACAGTGAAGTCCCATTGATTTCAGCGGGTGCAGCTGTAGGTATTGTTTCGCCTGCTGAGGAATCAAAATGGGTATTCAAAACTCCGCATTCAGATGCACATGCAGTTGAGCGGGTCTATATGTACCTGAAAGAAGAAGGACTGACGAATGTCGCCATTTTAGCGGATTCAAATGCATTTGGTGCCAGCGGGGTTGAGCAGCTTGAAGCATTAAAAGGTGATTATGGTATAAAAATTGTTGCAAATGAATCTTACAACACAGACGACGCAGACATGAAAACACAATTAACGAAAATCAAGAGCTCGGGCGCTGAAGCAGTCATTGTCTGGGGAACGAACCCGGGACCTGCAATTGCGGCTAAAAATATGAAAGAGCTTGGGATGAATATTCCATATATCGGCAGTCACGGAATTGCGAATCAATCATTCATCGACTTAGCAGGCGATGCTGCGGAGGGTGTGATTATCCCAACCGGCAAACTTTTATTCCCAACACAGATTCCAAACGATGATCCACAATATAAGATCATTTCAAGCTTCTATGATAGCTATAAGGATGAATATGGAGAAGAGCCAACAAACTTTGGTTCATATGGGTATGATAACATCATGCTGGTGGTCGAGGCTTTAAAATCTGGAGCAAAAGACCAGGAAGCAATTCGTGATTATCTTGAAAATAAGGTCAAAGATTATGTAGGTGCAACAGGTATCTTCACATTCAGTCCCAAGGACCATAATGGCTTGAAGGCAGATAGTATGGTTTTGGCTGAAGTAGTGGATGGAAAGTGGATGTTTAAAAAGTAA
- a CDS encoding hotdog fold thioesterase, producing the protein MKETIMERVTADPYAKFLGIQIERVEEGEAAVSIPVKEHLLNFHGAANGGLIFSLADVAFAIASNSYGQTSVGINVSINYMKAAMLGDFLTATAQEVSRNSKLALYRLTVRNQNNEIIAVADGMVYRKKEQFA; encoded by the coding sequence TTGAAGGAGACTATAATGGAAAGAGTGACGGCTGACCCATATGCCAAATTTTTAGGAATACAGATTGAGAGAGTCGAGGAGGGGGAGGCGGCAGTATCCATCCCCGTTAAGGAACATTTGCTGAATTTCCATGGTGCTGCTAACGGAGGATTGATTTTTTCCCTGGCAGACGTTGCCTTTGCGATTGCAAGCAACTCATATGGCCAAACTTCAGTAGGCATTAATGTAAGCATTAATTATATGAAAGCAGCCATGCTTGGCGATTTCCTGACAGCAACAGCACAAGAGGTATCCAGAAATTCAAAGCTGGCACTTTACAGATTGACCGTCCGAAATCAAAACAATGAAATCATTGCCGTTGCCGATGGTATGGTATACCGCAAAAAAGAGCAATTTGCCTGA
- the ybaK gene encoding Cys-tRNA(Pro) deacylase — translation MAKVKTNAMRILDTQKVLYEILTYDSKDGKIDGVAVAGKIGRDPSQVYKTLVAVGASKNVYVFVIPVEAELDMKKAAREAGEKNVEMLPVKDIQKFTGYIRGGCSPVGMKKNYPTFLDSSAQALETIIVSAGKIGFQVELAPDQLISAADGKYAQLSK, via the coding sequence ATGGCGAAGGTTAAAACGAACGCAATGAGGATTCTTGATACGCAAAAGGTGCTGTATGAGATCCTTACTTATGACTCGAAGGATGGCAAGATTGACGGAGTTGCCGTGGCCGGTAAAATCGGCCGTGATCCTTCACAGGTCTACAAGACGCTTGTGGCAGTCGGTGCAAGCAAGAATGTATATGTTTTTGTCATTCCAGTGGAAGCGGAGCTGGATATGAAAAAGGCTGCGAGGGAAGCTGGGGAAAAGAATGTGGAAATGCTCCCGGTCAAGGACATCCAGAAATTCACCGGCTATATTCGCGGGGGCTGTTCGCCGGTTGGCATGAAGAAGAATTATCCGACGTTTTTGGATAGCAGCGCGCAGGCGCTTGAGACCATCATTGTAAGCGCGGGGAAGATTGGCTTCCAGGTCGAGTTGGCTCCCGATCAATTGATTAGCGCTGCGGACGGAAAATATGCTCAGTTATCGAAATGA
- a CDS encoding PRK06851 family protein produces the protein MSGKILNYFAGGNTARGFYSLYDSSLQGLSRLFILKGGPGTGKSSLMKKIGNEWREKGYDVQFLHCSSDNKSIDGMLIPELNAGIVDGTAPHVIEPKAPGAVEEYVNLGDAWDSGKLQEHKGTILQLSEKISEAFNSAYSLFAEALRIHDEWEKIYIENMDFEKANALTNRLIESLFGDSTSTAGSGRMYDRFLGAATPVGAVDFVPNLTETVGKRYFIKGRPGSGKSTMLKKLAAEAESRGYDVEVYHCGFDPHSLDMVIVRELDFAIFDSTAPHEYFPERETDEIIDMYEELITPGTDEKYAAEIEDVGGRYKSKMNEAIASLADAKELRDQLEAIYIDAMNFAKVDEITAQIKKEFEGLSVN, from the coding sequence ATGTCTGGAAAGATTCTCAACTACTTTGCCGGCGGCAACACGGCTCGCGGTTTTTATAGCTTATATGATTCTAGTTTGCAGGGCTTGTCACGACTATTTATTTTAAAGGGCGGCCCAGGAACGGGGAAATCTTCGCTCATGAAAAAGATTGGCAATGAATGGCGTGAAAAAGGCTATGATGTACAATTCCTGCATTGTTCATCAGACAACAAATCAATTGATGGTATGTTGATTCCTGAATTGAATGCCGGTATCGTTGACGGAACTGCACCGCATGTCATCGAACCGAAAGCACCAGGAGCGGTAGAGGAGTACGTCAATTTGGGAGACGCATGGGATTCCGGCAAGCTTCAGGAACACAAGGGGACAATCCTGCAGCTTAGTGAAAAAATCAGTGAGGCATTTAATTCTGCCTACAGCCTTTTTGCCGAAGCTCTTAGAATCCATGACGAGTGGGAAAAAATCTATATTGAAAATATGGATTTCGAAAAGGCGAATGCGCTGACGAACAGGTTGATCGAGAGTTTATTCGGAGACAGTACATCTACAGCAGGCAGCGGCCGGATGTACGACCGATTCCTTGGTGCCGCCACTCCGGTTGGCGCGGTCGATTTCGTTCCCAACCTGACTGAGACTGTGGGCAAGAGGTATTTCATTAAAGGCCGGCCTGGTTCTGGAAAGTCCACCATGCTGAAAAAACTTGCGGCTGAAGCGGAAAGTCGGGGCTATGACGTAGAAGTTTACCATTGTGGTTTTGACCCGCACAGTCTAGATATGGTGATTGTCAGGGAACTGGATTTTGCGATTTTTGACAGCACGGCACCACATGAGTATTTTCCCGAAAGAGAAACGGATGAAATCATCGATATGTATGAAGAGCTTATTACTCCAGGTACAGATGAGAAATACGCTGCGGAAATCGAGGACGTCGGAGGCAGGTATAAATCAAAGATGAATGAAGCGATCGCTTCACTTGCCGATGCAAAAGAACTGCGAGATCAATTGGAGGCCATCTACATTGATGCTATGAATTTTGCAAAGGTTGACGAAATCACCGCCCAGATTAAAAAAGAATTTGAAGGCCTGAGTGTCAACTAG
- a CDS encoding YjiH family protein encodes MEKPLRKTRSTGDLLAFIIPSLIGIFFFMLPISYQGEITIPIAVLSGWLQDLLGDSLPAIMTVIIVLTLIGTLLIKSVRPEFLNRNHFLKALFDVPTVWLIARILGAIFAVMTLFQLGPEAVWSPNTGGLLLNDLLPILFSVFLFAGLFLPLLLNFGLLELFGTLMAKIMRPIFTLPGRSSIDTLTSWLGDGTIGVLLTSKQYEEGYYTRREAAVIGTTFSVVSITFSLVVISQVDLAHMFVPFYLTVTLAGVVAAVILPRIPPLSRKQDTYYVEQNNDYSEENIPDGYTPFSWGMAQAVEKASSNKSFKDFFLAGIRNILDMWMGVAPIVMALGTLALIVAEYTPVFQWLGMPFIPLLELMQVPEAKAASETLIVGFADMFLPSVIGADIASPMTRFIVASVSVTQLIYMSEVGGLLLGSKIPVSFGELFIIFLQRTLVTLPIIVLAAYMIF; translated from the coding sequence TTGGAAAAACCATTGCGTAAAACAAGATCAACCGGGGACTTGTTAGCATTCATCATCCCCTCATTAATAGGAATATTTTTCTTTATGTTACCAATCTCCTATCAAGGTGAAATCACGATACCGATCGCTGTCCTTTCCGGATGGCTTCAGGACTTGCTTGGCGATTCGCTGCCTGCAATCATGACGGTGATAATTGTACTGACTTTAATTGGCACATTATTGATTAAAAGCGTTAGACCTGAATTTCTTAATCGCAATCATTTTCTTAAAGCATTATTCGATGTTCCAACCGTTTGGCTTATTGCCCGAATTTTAGGGGCTATTTTTGCAGTTATGACTTTATTTCAATTAGGACCTGAAGCAGTTTGGTCACCTAACACAGGCGGACTTCTGCTCAACGACCTTTTGCCAATCCTTTTCTCTGTTTTTCTCTTTGCGGGATTATTCCTGCCTTTATTGTTGAACTTCGGTTTGCTTGAATTGTTCGGCACCTTGATGGCTAAAATCATGCGCCCGATTTTCACATTGCCTGGCCGTTCTTCCATCGATACTCTTACATCATGGCTTGGCGATGGCACAATCGGGGTCCTCCTGACGAGCAAGCAGTATGAAGAAGGCTATTATACCAGACGAGAAGCGGCTGTCATCGGAACGACTTTCTCTGTTGTCTCCATCACTTTCAGCCTTGTCGTCATTTCCCAGGTTGACCTGGCTCATATGTTTGTTCCATTCTATTTGACTGTGACACTGGCTGGTGTGGTTGCAGCCGTCATCCTTCCGCGAATCCCGCCTCTTTCCAGGAAGCAGGATACGTATTATGTGGAGCAGAACAACGACTACTCTGAGGAGAACATCCCAGATGGCTATACACCTTTCTCCTGGGGTATGGCACAAGCTGTCGAAAAAGCAAGCAGCAATAAAAGTTTTAAAGATTTCTTCCTTGCCGGCATCCGCAATATTCTTGATATGTGGATGGGTGTTGCACCAATCGTCATGGCGCTTGGAACACTGGCGCTGATTGTCGCGGAGTACACACCAGTATTTCAATGGCTCGGTATGCCGTTCATTCCGCTGCTTGAGCTGATGCAGGTTCCTGAGGCAAAGGCTGCATCTGAGACATTGATTGTCGGTTTTGCGGACATGTTCCTTCCTTCCGTTATCGGTGCCGATATCGCAAGCCCGATGACAAGGTTCATTGTAGCGTCTGTTTCCGTAACCCAGCTAATCTACATGTCAGAGGTTGGCGGATTATTGCTAGGTTCGAAAATTCCTGTAAGCTTCGGGGAATTGTTCATCATCTTCCTGCAGCGTACACTTGTAACATTGCCAATCATCGTGCTTGCTGCGTATATGATTTTTTAA
- a CDS encoding GNAT family N-acetyltransferase, whose protein sequence is MNVFLEKIGPDKKEILRNLYSLYLHDLSNYTKGLQISEDGSFEFDSFSLIWEKDGVTPYFMIVDEKLAGFVLILEAPFTTKVDKVINDFFILNPFRGKGVAKAAVSEIFAHNKGSYYISQLIKNQTAVHFWKKVYQQEGIAFVEQSEVQDGEEVVYQTFVIR, encoded by the coding sequence ATGAATGTGTTTTTGGAAAAGATCGGTCCAGATAAAAAGGAAATACTGCGTAATCTTTATTCACTCTACCTACACGATTTGTCCAATTATACAAAAGGATTGCAGATTAGTGAGGATGGCAGCTTCGAATTTGATTCATTTTCACTTATATGGGAAAAAGACGGAGTCACGCCATACTTCATGATCGTCGATGAAAAGCTGGCAGGATTTGTCCTGATTCTCGAAGCACCTTTTACGACAAAAGTAGATAAAGTAATCAATGACTTTTTCATCCTCAACCCATTCCGGGGAAAAGGAGTCGCAAAAGCAGCGGTATCAGAAATATTTGCCCATAATAAAGGGAGCTATTATATATCCCAGTTGATAAAAAACCAAACAGCAGTGCACTTTTGGAAAAAAGTCTACCAACAAGAGGGGATTGCCTTTGTAGAACAGTCCGAAGTTCAGGATGGGGAAGAAGTCGTTTATCAGACCTTTGTTATTAGGTAA
- a CDS encoding glycoside hydrolase family 13 protein produces MKHKWWKEAVAYQVYPRSFMDSNGDGIGDLQGMISKLDYLKDLGIDVIWICPMYKSPNDDNGYDISDYQDIMDEFGTMADFDQLLAETHKRGMKLIIDLVINHTSDEHQWFIESRESKLSPKRDWYIWRDGKDGEEPNNWESIFGGSAWEYDEKTDQYFLHIFSRKQPDLNWENKEVRTALYNMINWWLDKGIDGFRVDAISHIKKEAGLKDMPNPEGLQYVSSFDKHMNVDGIQPFLEELKEETFSKYDIMTVGEANGVSIEEADLWVGEEQGKFNMVFQFEHLDLWDSEKKALDLAKLKKTFTRWQKGLEGHGWNALFIENHDKARIVSTWGDDKDHWRESATALASMYFLMQGTPFIYQGQEIGMTNVQFPSIEDYNDVAIKNLYKIRRENGVQHEEIMEFIWATSRDNSRTPMQWSDEANAGFTTGKPWLGMNPNYTTINVEEQLNDPDSILHFYKKMIEMKKSNDVFTYGTYDLILEDHQQIYAYTRTLDEQQALIISNLSGEPAAFEFDGFPFETSKLLLNNYKVEKQGASFSLNPYETRVYLK; encoded by the coding sequence ATGAAACACAAATGGTGGAAAGAGGCTGTTGCCTATCAGGTATATCCAAGGAGCTTCATGGATTCCAACGGCGATGGCATCGGTGATTTACAAGGAATGATTTCAAAGCTTGACTACTTGAAGGACCTGGGAATCGATGTTATCTGGATCTGCCCGATGTACAAGTCCCCTAATGATGATAATGGTTATGATATCAGCGATTATCAGGATATCATGGATGAGTTTGGAACGATGGCAGACTTTGACCAGCTTCTTGCTGAAACGCACAAACGAGGCATGAAGCTGATTATTGATCTTGTTATTAACCACACAAGCGATGAGCACCAATGGTTCATCGAGTCACGTGAATCAAAGCTCAGTCCGAAGCGTGACTGGTACATCTGGCGCGATGGCAAGGACGGTGAGGAGCCGAATAACTGGGAGAGCATTTTCGGAGGTTCTGCATGGGAATACGATGAAAAGACTGATCAGTACTTCCTGCATATTTTCTCCCGCAAACAGCCTGACCTGAACTGGGAAAATAAAGAAGTACGTACAGCATTGTACAATATGATTAACTGGTGGCTTGATAAGGGTATCGACGGTTTCCGTGTTGACGCAATCAGCCACATCAAAAAAGAAGCTGGCCTAAAGGACATGCCAAATCCTGAAGGATTGCAGTATGTGTCTTCTTTTGACAAGCATATGAATGTCGATGGGATCCAGCCCTTCCTGGAAGAGCTGAAGGAAGAAACGTTCTCAAAGTACGACATCATGACAGTCGGCGAAGCAAATGGCGTCAGCATCGAGGAAGCCGATCTTTGGGTTGGTGAGGAACAAGGTAAATTCAATATGGTTTTCCAGTTTGAGCATCTTGATTTGTGGGATTCTGAAAAGAAGGCGCTCGACTTGGCAAAATTGAAGAAAACTTTTACCCGCTGGCAAAAAGGTCTTGAAGGGCACGGCTGGAATGCGTTATTCATTGAAAACCATGATAAAGCCCGTATCGTTTCAACATGGGGTGATGACAAGGATCACTGGCGCGAAAGTGCAACAGCACTGGCATCCATGTACTTTCTCATGCAGGGAACTCCTTTCATTTATCAGGGACAGGAGATCGGCATGACCAATGTCCAGTTCCCTTCCATAGAGGATTATAATGATGTAGCAATCAAGAACCTGTATAAAATCCGCCGCGAAAACGGTGTGCAGCATGAAGAGATCATGGAATTTATCTGGGCAACAAGCCGTGACAACTCACGCACGCCTATGCAATGGTCCGATGAAGCAAATGCCGGATTCACAACAGGCAAGCCATGGCTCGGGATGAATCCAAACTATACAACAATCAATGTTGAAGAACAGCTAAATGATCCTGACTCCATCCTTCATTTTTACAAAAAAATGATTGAGATGAAGAAGTCAAATGACGTGTTCACGTATGGCACATATGATCTGATTCTTGAAGATCACCAACAAATTTATGCTTACACAAGAACTTTGGACGAACAGCAAGCCCTGATCATCTCAAACCTTTCCGGCGAGCCGGCAGCCTTCGAGTTCGACGGATTCCCGTTTGAAACAAGCAAATTACTGCTGAATAACTATAAGGTTGAAAAACAGGGGGCATCATTCTCACTGAACCCATATGAAACAAGAGTATATTTGAAGTAA